Genomic DNA from Alkalihalobacterium alkalinitrilicum:
ACTAAAACAGCTCCCATTTTTCCTGTTGCAAATTGAGAAGTTAACCACTCAGGTTTGTTCGTTGACCAAATGGCAACACTCTCCCCACGTTCAACACCGAGTTTCATTAATCCTTTAGCAACTTGCCTGCATAAATCATCGAACTGTTTATAGGTGTAACGCAAACCTCGATCAGGATAAACGACAGCCTCATGATTAGGTTGTTTTTCTGCTACCTCTTCTAGCAATCTACCAACCGTTACATTCATTAACTCCGCCAATACGAATGCCTCCTTAAAATAAAAATAACTCTTTCTCGAATGGTCTTTCTTATGCTTTCACTCTTGCTTTTTCACCACACCCTAAATAGCGAGCGATGACCATACGCTGTATTTCAGATGTTCCCTCACCAATCTCCATTAATTTTGCATCTCTAAGCATTCTCTCTACCTCATATTCACGCATGTAACCATACCCACCATGAATTTGAAGCGCTTGATTACATACTCGCGTTGCCATTTCAGAAGCAAACAGTTTGGCATAGGCCGCTTCTTTAGCAAATGGTTTTTCTTGATCTTTTAACCATGCTGCTTTCAGAACAATATTTCTCGCAAGTTCAATTTCCATTGCCATATCAGCAAGTTTGAATTGTATCGCTTGGAAGTTAGAAATGGATTGACCGAATTGTTTTCTCTCTTTTGAGTATTTTAACGCCTTATCAAATGCACCTTGCGCAATACCTAAAGCTAATGCTGCAATTGAAATACGTCCACCATCAAGTGTATATAAAAATTGGGAAAAACCAGCTTGTGGATCACCTAAAAGATTTTCTGTTGGTACTCGAACGTCTTCTAAAATTAACTCTGATGTATTAGAGCCACGAACCCCCATCTTTTCATAATTACTATTAATTGTGAAACCTGGAGTTCCTGTTGGTACAATAATTGCTGAGATAATATTTTTGCCTTTTGCATCTTTGCCAGTCACGGCTGTTACAATGACCGTTCTAGCATAACCAGCGTTAGTAATCCAACATTTTTCTCCATTAATAACATATTCGTTTCCTTCTATCACAGCACGCGTTTGTGTACCACCTGCATCTGACCCAGCATTCGGCTCTGTTAACCCAAAGGAACCTAATGCTTCCCCTGAAGCAAGCGGAACAAGATGGTCTTGTTTTTGTTTTTCTGTACCGAAATAATAAATTGGGCTTGCCCCTAAAGAAACAGCTGCTGCATAACTTAACCCTGTACTTCCGCATACACGCCCGATTTCTTCTACAGCTAAAGCATAAGAAATTGTGTCACCACCAGATCCACCGTATTGTTCTGGGAATGGAATACCAAGCATCCCTAATGCCCCCATCTTTTTAAACGTCTCAATAGGGAATTCAGCAGTCTTGTCTACATGCTCAGCCTTTGGAGCTACTTCATTTTGTGCAAAATCTCTCACCATGTCACGGATCATTTGTTGTTCTTTCGTTAATTCAAAATTCATACTATTTCCTCCTTGGTTTTATACATCTATTTTTTTAGAATTATTACTTTGGCTGATTAATTGTTCACAATCTTCCAAAAATTATTATTACAAGTTGTTTCTACTATCAATGTTCCTCATTTGTTTATCACTCTTTTAAGATTTAATACCTCTTAACAATCGTAGTCTCTCTTTGATAAAACGACCTATTATACCCACCGTTTTACTTTTTTATAAGACTTCACTTCTCGAAAGCTTTTCTTTCCTTCTTTGTTCATTCCTAAATAGGATTCGCGAACTCCTTCATTGGAAAGTAATTGATCTACAGCACCTTCCATTACAATCCTTCCATTTTCCATAATGTATCCAAAATCAGCGATTGAAAGAGCTACATTTGCATTTTGTTCGACAACGAGTATTGAAGTTCCTTCTTCTTGATTAATTTGCTTGATGTTTTGAAAAATTTCTTTCACTAGAAGTGGTGCAATACCTAGAGATGGTTCATCAAGCAATAATATTTTTGGCTTTGCCATAATCCCCCTGCCAATAGCTAGCATTTGTTGCTCCCCTCCAGACAATAATCCTGAAGCCCTGCTTCTTAGTGTTTTTAATTTCGGAAAATAATGATAGACCCTATCTAAATCTCCTTGAATATTTTTTCGATCTTTCCTAGTGTAAGCACCTGCTAATAAGTTTTCTTCAACTGTTAAATGTTTAAATACTCTTCTCCCTTCAATGCACTGAAAAACACCCTTTTTCACAATCTTGTCTGGATCAATCCCACTAATCTTTTCCCCTTCAAACTCTATGTAGCCGTCCGTTACTTGACCGCCCTCATTTTTTAATAAACCTGAGACTGCTTTAAGAGTTGTTGATTTACCTGCACCATTACTCCCTAATAAAGCAACGATCTTCCCATCAGGTACTTCAAGTGACATCCCTTTGATCGCTAAAATAATCTTGTTATAGACTACCTCTATATTATTTAGACGGAGCATCGTTTACCCTCCTATATTTCTAATAAAGAAATAAATATTTTTATTGAAGAGGGTACTAAGCGGCAAGTACCCTCTCGAACTCTCAATTAACGAATATCGCTTACACCAAAATAGTCTGTAATGATCTCCCAATTACCATTATTAAGTTGACCTAAGCGGATTTGATCCGTTCCTGCATGGTTGTCAGGAGCGAACGATACATTGGCTCCTAAACCACCTAAATCAAAATTATCAATTGATTCAATAGCTGCACGAATGTCTGGTCCTGTAACATCTCCGTCAGTTTCAGCGATAGCTATTTTTACAGCTTCTGCCATGATGGACGCAGTTGCCCATCCTTGAACAAATTTTTGGTTAATATCTTCAACTGTTCTGCCTTTTGATTCAAGATACTCAATAATAGGCTCCATACCTGGTAGATCTTCAGTCGGGAAGGCATGTGTTACGACACCAATAAACCCATCTAATGCATCAACCCACTGTTGGTTATCACTTCCTGAAGGAACTAACCCTTCTCCCGCTGTCCAGTTAAGACCCATAAATTGTGTATCCCAACCAAGCTGTCTTCCATCACGGACAACATTTCTCGTTTGATTCCATGTATAATTGATAATCGCATAATCTGGAACTTCATTGCTTCTTGCCCAAGATTGAAGTGTTGTTTGTGGATCTGTATCTCCAAGTTCAATTTGAATATCTGGAACAATTTCCACTTCACCTGATAAGTGCTCAGCTGCGTAGTTTTTCATATCTTGAATAGGAGACTCACTAAACGGATGTCCTTCATGATAAACTAAAGCAACTGTTGCTGGTTTTGAACCTTCATGGTTTTCTTGTATCCATTCAAGCATCGCGCGTCCTTGGTCTGAATAACTTGCCGCAACGAGGAAGTTAAACCCACTCTCACTTCCTGTATCTTTTAAATTTTCAGAATATGAAGCCGAAAAAAATGGAATTTCATCGTTAATAATTTGCTGACGTAACGCTTCTGTATCCGC
This window encodes:
- a CDS encoding acyl-CoA dehydrogenase family protein; protein product: MNFELTKEQQMIRDMVRDFAQNEVAPKAEHVDKTAEFPIETFKKMGALGMLGIPFPEQYGGSGGDTISYALAVEEIGRVCGSTGLSYAAAVSLGASPIYYFGTEKQKQDHLVPLASGEALGSFGLTEPNAGSDAGGTQTRAVIEGNEYVINGEKCWITNAGYARTVIVTAVTGKDAKGKNIISAIIVPTGTPGFTINSNYEKMGVRGSNTSELILEDVRVPTENLLGDPQAGFSQFLYTLDGGRISIAALALGIAQGAFDKALKYSKERKQFGQSISNFQAIQFKLADMAMEIELARNIVLKAAWLKDQEKPFAKEAAYAKLFASEMATRVCNQALQIHGGYGYMREYEVERMLRDAKLMEIGEGTSEIQRMVIARYLGCGEKARVKA
- a CDS encoding ABC transporter ATP-binding protein, translated to MLRLNNIEVVYNKIILAIKGMSLEVPDGKIVALLGSNGAGKSTTLKAVSGLLKNEGGQVTDGYIEFEGEKISGIDPDKIVKKGVFQCIEGRRVFKHLTVEENLLAGAYTRKDRKNIQGDLDRVYHYFPKLKTLRSRASGLLSGGEQQMLAIGRGIMAKPKILLLDEPSLGIAPLLVKEIFQNIKQINQEEGTSILVVEQNANVALSIADFGYIMENGRIVMEGAVDQLLSNEGVRESYLGMNKEGKKSFREVKSYKKVKRWV
- a CDS encoding ABC transporter substrate-binding protein; protein product: MKKSHWRKTMATVATSVLALGLLAGCGGNEASSDTSNDDVNDSGKVIKLGGIFDESGATGDVGAPYAEGERAFFEYLNSKGGVDGYKIDFVGEDYAYDTSRAQQVYQSLRDRHEVAAVLGWGTADTEALRQQIINDEIPFFSASYSENLKDTGSESGFNFLVAASYSDQGRAMLEWIQENHEGSKPATVALVYHEGHPFSESPIQDMKNYAAEHLSGEVEIVPDIQIELGDTDPQTTLQSWARSNEVPDYAIINYTWNQTRNVVRDGRQLGWDTQFMGLNWTAGEGLVPSGSDNQQWVDALDGFIGVVTHAFPTEDLPGMEPIIEYLESKGRTVEDINQKFVQGWATASIMAEAVKIAIAETDGDVTGPDIRAAIESIDNFDLGGLGANVSFAPDNHAGTDQIRLGQLNNGNWEIITDYFGVSDIR